The sequence below is a genomic window from Bacillota bacterium.
CCATGGTTAATGAAGTTTTAAGCAGTTTTGGAAATATAATTGTAGGAAGAATGGGAATACCTTATAGAGAGCAGGGTATTTCGATAATATCTATAATTATTGACGGTACTAATGACGAAATTGGTGCAATTACAGGAAAATTGGGTAATATTAATGGTATAAAAGTAAAAGTAGCTATGCTGGTATAGTGCTGTAAGATAGTTACTTGCATAAATACTGAAAGTATTTAATATCAACATTAAACATAGGAGTGATATAAATGAACAATATAAAGACTAAATATATTACAAGGACAGCCATATTACTTGCTTTAACTGTTGTATTCCAAATGCTGGGAAGGTATACCAAATTAGGACCAAACAGCAATTTTGTCGTAGGTCCCTTAGTTAATGCCTGCCTTTTAATCGCAACATCAGCAGCCGGTTTATGGGGAGGGACGGCAGTATCAGTATTTTCCCCATTTGGAGCAATTATAACAGGCGCAGTTGTACCCATACCTTTTCTTCCTTTTATTGCTGCCGGCAATTTATTATTAGTGTCTGCCTTTTATTTCTCTACAAAAAATAATAGATTTAAGCCTCTACTTAAAGACGCAGGTAAGTATGTTGGAATTTTATTAGGAGCTGTTTTGAAATTTTTGTTTCTTTATATGTCAGTAACAGTATTTTTAAGATTTTATAATGTGCCGC
It includes:
- a CDS encoding CopG family transcriptional regulator, with protein sequence MVNKIVSEEKKNRIAVVGIAVSNREETAAMVNEVLSSFGNIIVGRMGIPYREQGISIISIIIDGTNDEIGAITGKLGNINGIKVKVAMLV
- a CDS encoding ECF transporter S component encodes the protein MNNIKTKYITRTAILLALTVVFQMLGRYTKLGPNSNFVVGPLVNACLLIATSAAGLWGGTAVSVFSPFGAIITGAVVPIPFLPFIAAGNLLLVSAFYFSTKNNRFKPLLKDAGKYVGILLGAVLKFLFLYMSVTVFLRFYNVPPKLHEVMSFSFGWPQLVTAIIGGVIAVILIKVLEQNKIIRTE